A region of Carassius auratus strain Wakin chromosome 23, ASM336829v1, whole genome shotgun sequence DNA encodes the following proteins:
- the pink1 gene encoding serine/threonine-protein kinase PINK1, mitochondrial, which translates to MSVKHALSRGLELGRSLLQLGLFRPAGRVAAKLRGERLRVSRSTRTVQPQTFLPARFRFFRRSLSGLAAQLQSGAFRRGLGGGAPRNRAVFLAFGVGLGLIEQQLEEDRTSAALCQEIQAVFRKKKFQTPLKSSTLGYKLEDYVIGKQIGKGCNAAVYEAVAPFAPPVESGKCSLVELSQKETDDDDKKAGPLRFSATPSFPLAMKMMWNIGAGSSSDAILRSMSMELVPACPQALTEEQGEFALDGHFGMVPKRLSAHPNVVTVYRAFTAEVPLLPGAQEEYPDVLPARLNPLGLGSNRTLFLVMKNYPCSLRQYLGVCVPNRMQASLMLLQLLEGVDHLCKQGIAHRDLKSDNVLLEFDRTGCPRLVITDFGCCLAEDLGLKLPFNSCWVNRGGNACLMAPEVATAVPGPGVMIDYCKADAWAVGAIAYELFGQPNPFYSSEGLDSRTYEEQQLPPLPASAPDDVQLVVKLLLRRNTRKRPSARVAANMLHISLWGKRVLASLDRARMEELKDWLLCQSAVVLLKGRGSGGSSVEAELQRCFLANIDLEDLRAAVSFLMYGQEQWKSLLVHYTEP; encoded by the exons ATGTCAGTGAAACATGCTCTCAGTCGGGGGTTGGAGCTGGGAAGGTCGCTTCTCCAGCTGGGGCTCTTTAGACCAGCCGGCCGTGTGGCAGCGAAGCTCCGCGGTGAGAGGCTGCGTGTGTCCCGCTCGACCCGCACCGTCCAGCCGCAGACCTTCCTGCCCGCTCGGTTCCGCTTCTTCCGCCGGTCTCTCAGCGGGCTGGCCGCCCAGCTCCAGTCCGGGGCTTTCAGGAGAGGGCTTGGAGGTGGTGCTCCCAGAAACAGAGCTGTTTTCCTGGCTTTTGGGGTGGGTTTGGGGCTGATTGAACAGCAGCTGGAAGAGGACAGGACCAGCGCTGCGTTGTGTCAGGAGATACAG GCCGTATTCAGAAAGAAGAAGTTCCAGACGCCTCTGAAGTCTTCTACATTGGGGTACAAGTTGGAGGACTATGTGATTGGGAAACAGATCGGGAAGGGGTGCAATGCAGCGGTGTATGAGGCAGTGGCTCCGTTCGCGCCCCCTGTAGAGAGCGGGAAGTGTTCACTGGTGGAACTCAGCCAGAAAGAAACAGACGATGATGATAAGAAAGCAGGACCACTTCGATTCTCAGCTACACCCAGCTTTCCTTTAGCTATGAAAATGATGTGGAACATTGGG GCTGGTTCATCAAGTGACGCCATCCTTCGCTCTATGTCTATGGAGTTGGTTCCTGCATGTCCACAGGCTTTAACAGAAGAGCAAGGAGAGTTTGCTCTGGATGG CCACTTTGGAATGGTGCCTAAAAGACTGAGCGCTCATCCCAACGTGGTCACAGTGTACCGGGCCTTCACTGCTGAAGTCCCGCTGCTGCCTGGAGCTCAGGAGGAGTACCCCGATGTCCTGCCTGCCCGACTCAATCCACTGGGTTTGGGCAGCAATCGCACACTGTTCCTGGTCATGAAGAA TTACCCATGCAGCCTGCGGCAGTACCTGGGGGTGTGTGTGCCGAACCGGATGCAGGCGTCTCTCATGCTGCTGCAGCTGCTGGAAGGGGTGGATCATCTCTGCAAACAGGGCATCGCTCACAGAGACCTCAAATCAGACAATGTGCTCCTGGAGTTTGACCGCA CCGGGTGTCCCCGACTGGTGATCACTGACTTCGGCTGTTGTCTGGCAGAGGATCTGGGCCTCAAGCTGCCCTTCAACAGCTGCTGGGTTAACAGAGGAGGTAACGCCTGTCTGATGGCGCCTGAG GTGGCCACAGCAGTTCCAGGTCCAGGGGTGATGATAGATTACTGTAAAGCAGACGCCTGGGCTGTAGGGGCCATCGCCTATGAGCTCTTCGGTCAGCCGAACCCCTTCTACAGCTCAGAGGGCCTGGACAGTCGCACTTATGAGGAACAACAGCTTCCTCCACTTCCTGCTTCTGCACCTGATGATGTACAGCTAGTAGTGAAGCTACTGCTACGCAGAAACACTCGCAAG CGCCCCAGTGCTCGTGTGGCCGCTAACATGCTTCACATCAGCCTGTGGGGCAAGCGTGTGTTGGCCAGCTTGGATCGGGCCAGAATGGAGGAGCTGAAGGACTGGCTGCTGTGTCAGTCTGCTGTGGTGCTGCTGAAGGGTCGAGGGTCCGGCGGGAGCTCCGTGGAAGCTGAACTCCAGAGATGCTTCCTCGCCAACATAGACCTGGAGGACCTCCGCGCCGCAGTCAGCTTCCTCATGTACGGACAAGAGCAGTGGAAATCACTGCTGGTGCACTACACTGAGCcttag
- the LOC113041188 gene encoding trypsin, translated as MNLPLLLLCVLLELLVVSCQDVMQSRIVGGYVPAPYSIRYIVSIQSATGQHFCGGTLINKYWILTAAHCNIGAANMRIVAGDFSVGLYEGTEQFRRPHVLIPHPQYNRATNNADIMLIKLQSPVYVNSFVSLAPLPRQDAMVSVGRLCTVSGWGFTTPMGGIPDTLRTVKLPIVSSTVCNATDSFNGNITENMICAGYSEGGKDACKGDSGGPLVCEGRVYGIVSWGNGCADARYPGVYTSVSRFRQWIDGTIFGFYGRCLKY; from the exons ATGAACCTGCCGCTGCTTCTGCTCTGTGTTCTCCTGGAGCTCCTCGTGGTGAGCT GTCAGGATGTGATGCAGAGTCGTATCGTGGGTGGATACGTCCCAGCGCCGTACTCTATCAGATACATCGTTTCCATTCAGAGCGCCACGGGCCAGCACTTCTGTGGCGGGACCTTGATTAACAAATACTGGATCCTGACCGCAGCACACTGCAATATAGG GGCGGCAAACATGAGGATCGTGGCTGGAGACTTTTCTGTGGGATTATATGAGGGGACGGAGCAGTTCCGCAGGCCTCATGTTTTAATACCTCACCCACAGTACAACAGAGCCACCAATAACGCAGACATCATGCTCATTAAG CTGCAGTCTCCCGTCTATGTGAACAGCTTTGTGTCTCTGGCGCCGCTGCCTCGGCAGGACGCTATGGTGTCCGTGGGTCGCTTGTGCACTGTGTCCGGCTGGGGCTTCACCACTCCAATGGGAGGAATCCCTGACACCCTGCGCACGGTCAAGTTGCCCATCGTGTCCAGCACAGTGTGCAATGCCACGGACTCGTTTAATGGAAACATCACAGAGAATATGATCTGTGCAGGATACAGCGAAGGAGGGAAAGACGCATGTAAG GGGGATTCTGGAGGGCCGCTGGTGTGTGAGGGCCGTGTTTATGGCATCGTCTCCTGGGGCAATGGCTGTGCTGATGCCCGGTACCCCGGCGTCTACACATCCGTCTCCAGGTTTCGTCAATGGATCGATGGAACTATATTTGGCTTTTATGGAAGGTGCCTCAAGTATTAG
- the cdaa gene encoding cytidine deaminase a, which yields MSSWSPEALVQKSQEAREQAYCPYSKFRVGAAVLASDGTVFTGCNVENACYTAGLCAERTAISKAVSEGHKSFKAIAIASDLEDRFISPCGACRQFMREFGSQWDVYMSKSDGSYKLMTVEELLPCSFGPDDLRANENHSTFDIKP from the exons ATGAGTAGCTGGAGCCCAGAAGCGCTTGTTCAGAAATCTCAGGAGGCCAGAGAACAGGCGTACTGTCCCTACAGCAAGTTCAGAGTTGGAGCAGCTGTCTTAGCAAGCGATGGAACCGTGTTCACAG GTTGCAATGTAGAAAATGCATGTTACACTGCTGGATTGTGTGCTGAGAGGACTGCGATCTCTAAAGCTGTGTCTGAGGGACATAAGAGCTTCAAAGCCATCGCAATTGCCAG TGACCTTGAAGATCGCTTTATTTCTCCATGTGGAGCCTGTAGGCAGTTCATGAGAGAG TTTGGCTCCCAGTGGGACGTTTATATGTCCAAGTCTGATGGATCTTACAAACTGATGACAGTGGAGGAGCTCTTGCCGTGTTCATTTGGCCCCGATGACCTGAGGGCAAACGAAAACCATTCAACTTTTGACATAAAGCCATGA
- the agmat gene encoding guanidino acid hydrolase, mitochondrial — MLSSIKIVSKTRAVFGGSHIFKACASQRVVRQGNFNGDQSNVSCTRRMSGTGFNVPPSAEFVARVSGIATMCKLPFQETADGLDAAFVGVPIDTGTSNRPGARFGPRHIRAESAMIRLYNGWTRAAPYESIRVADIGDVNVNLFDLKDTCKKIREAYREIVATGCIPLTMGGDHTIAYPILQAVAERHGPVGLIHVDAHADTSDMILGEKIGHGTPFRRCVDEGLLDCKRVVQIGLRGSGYSPDNYEWSRAQGFRVVEAVECWHKSLVPLMEEVRSQMGTGPVYLSFDIDSLDPAFAPGTGTPEIAGLTPIQGLEIIRGCRGLNLVGCDLVEVSPPYDTTGNTALTGANLLFEMMCVLPKVKYY; from the exons ATGCTTTCTTCGATCAAAATCGTTAGTAAGACTCGAGCAGTCTTTGGTGGATCTCACATTTTTAAAGCGTGTGCTTCTCAGAGAGTCGTACGACAGGGAAACTTTAACGGGGATCAGAGCAATGTGTCTTGCACGCGCCGAATGTCCGGGACAGGCTTTAATGTCCCACCGAGCGCGGAGTTTGTGGCGAGGGTCAGCGGAATCGCGACGATGTGCAAATTACCGTTTCAGGAAACAGCGGACGGACTGGACGCGGCGTTCGTCGGGGTTCCGATTGACACCGGAACATCCAACCGTCCCGGTGCAAG ATTTGGTCCGAGACACATCAGGGCAGAATCCGCTATGATCAGATTGTACAATGGCTGGACAAGAGCGGCCCCATATGAATCAATAAGGGTGGCAGATATCGGTGACGTTAATGTCAATCTCTTTGACCTGAAGGACACCTGCAAAAAAATACGAGAGGCTTATCGTGAAATTGTGGCCACCGGCTGCATCCCACTTACAATGG GAGGTGATCATACAATTGCATACCCAATTCTACAAGCCGTTGCTGAGAG GCATGGTCCAGTGGGCCTAATACATGTGGATGCCCATGCAGACACTAGTGACATGATTCTGGGTGAGAAAATTGGCCACGGGACCCCTTTCAGACGCTGTGTGGATGAGGGGCTCCTAGACTGCAAGAGGGTCGTCCAGATCGGGCTCAGAGGCTCGGGTTATTCTCCAGATAATTATGAGTGGAGCCGAGCACAG GGTTTCCGTGTAGTGGAAGCTGTGGAGTGCTGGCACAAGTCTCTTGTACCCCTCATGGAGGAGGTTCGCTCACAGATGGGGACCGGGCCGGTCTATCTCAGCTTTGACATAGACAGTCTGGACCCTGCATTCGCCCCCGGGACAGGAACACCTGAGATAGCTGGCCTCACACCCATTCAG ggTCTGGAAATCATTCGAGGTTGTCGAGGTCTTAATCTCGTGGGTTGTGATTTAGTTGAGGTTTCTCCACCTTATGACACCACAG GAAACACTGCTTTGACTGGGGCTAACCTCCTTTTTGAGATGATGTGTGTCCTTCCAAAAGTCAAATATTATTGA
- the LOC113041186 gene encoding trypsin-3: MAQLLWVFLVLAATFKDTLPQRIIGGQEVVPYSIKYQASLQVDRKHYCGGTLIHPQWVLTAAHCWRPASVIQVVLSEHNLAVDEGFEQVLDVSRVYSHFAYNPKTFNNDIMLLKLSVPAQINAYVQPATLPTVDTPELLGGTSCTVSGWGVTRIYSFYLSPILRAVDVSIMSNCQYYYYFRVNDNMICAGSRFGGKDACQGDSGGPLICDGTLEGIVSWGIGCALPYYPGVYTKVRNYSRWIDWIISSDS, translated from the exons ATGGCTCAGTTATTGTGGGTATTTCTTGTGCTTGCTGCAACATTCAAAG ATACATTGCCACAAAGGATCATTGGGGGTCAAGAGGTCGTGCCTTACTCTATCAAATACCAGGCATCTCTTCAGGTTGACAGGAAGCATTACTGTGGAGGAACCCTCATTCATCCTCAATGGGTGTTGACTGCTGCCCACTGCTGGAGACC GGCCAGTGTGATTCAGGTGGTGCTGAGTGAGCACAATCTTGCTGTAGACGAGGGATTTGAGCAAGTGCTTGACGTGTCCAGAGTCTACAGTCATTTTGCCTACAATCCAAAAACTTTTAACAATGACATCATGCTCCTTAAG CTCAGTGTTCCAGCTCAGATTAACGCTTATGTCCAACCGGCCACACTGCCAACTGTAGACACGCCTGAGTTACTTGGAGGAACCAGCTGCACCGTGAGCGGATGGGGAGTGACACGAATATACAGTTTCTATCTGTCACCGATTCTGCGTGCAGTGGATGTGTCAATCATGAGCAACTGccaatactactactacttcaGAGTAAACGACAACATGATATGTGCGGGATCTCGCTTCGGGGGAAAAGACGCCTGCCAG GGCGATTCAGGTGGTCCTCTCATTTGTGATGGGACTTTAGAAGGCATTGTGTCTTGGGGAATTGGCTGTGCTCTTCCGTACTATCCTGGTGTCTACACAAAAGTGAGAAACTACAGCCGCTGGATCGACTGGATCATCAGCTCTGACAGCTGA